The Bubalus kerabau isolate K-KA32 ecotype Philippines breed swamp buffalo chromosome 16, PCC_UOA_SB_1v2, whole genome shotgun sequence genome includes a region encoding these proteins:
- the PRR14L gene encoding protein PRR14L isoform X4, translating into MQASEELLCTGLPEDGLRNKEGNVQITAETLLTSTEEVQVMKVHGTKVDDNKGLENGRVSQGLLAGCHGHSETDKIMTSAEVSESSTLVSLEPLNIVDPGLTEATPKEKEREEIRTYSSWLSLLPGNSAVSKADSREEELCKLNLVCEADDNHQQVPGHHSERHSAAHDSPKATRKVVITEPSEENSKVSHFTSGLSGPGSRTTSSEKCGLEGDGLPKGSAEKTHSSYLDGNGQSQNLSSREEHKQPLNPRSERELSLVNATQPGENSSRHCSGKKETTVFPKENAHDHYCPRDSPRIGCSSSFIPSSFTKAMEGMLEKNDLKITLDVHGSLANNEDHRGTFAEMSQPGTDSEGSHFPSSVQIEEPEQTTTLEPSVLTEKTHSRDCDSLVCTQRNLEGRPQLNEASPNRFLIEGKSLVNLTPEDQINSINEMSKPKKDITPLPPSLELDDRPESEIAIQNAQDHGPHLGKQSAAWEVNKFLHDNKLVVNKTGSECVLNQVSLNSETHTKLPSDKEMPVAVSEGPRQSQRPPSEDGAAATARAHPTPVKAKTEDISPPSDGTRGASSNSPTLNSRSESLERKTEAANSGAGSLHSGLPSDKSEVAALPVEVSVRERQSVPSRDLSSCPCVRKNVPEESRCAALEPSRTILGVENCLLTKYEDTFQHIDHHSQGRDSSVESCSCRKNCASEESEPGDGETEGSLPRGEARDEMMAGTLNSEAPDQTTRPRKEGPEEKEQDTPKETVFCQRDVSARVAQELNQPTNIPSPKKLFGQFPPIMFSGVKNMNQAAETPKQKADDALGSQGDPGGPNECRGEGNPAEETLGRDQRKSPTEPDREASHSLKAPPVGSGSNSSASGRSPKKGGCGRTSDCAEPTDGTAHVVSTGCSDEPTEGILDGRVSGTLTGGARHTRATSPKASASTLSQRGAPVAAFIGVIDQESDFQDAAASTSDSLNIKKSCEEKVWRPVEDCEMEVCPGPCVPDTGSVADHEPDVRVLGKINMSLNYIHHEEQVKEASLRETQGTIEGSRLEINTEQDKENTIEISSVELTFSGHYDVNSVPSRSLKSTEIMPLHPLSQKKSETIINSEETDPQNLFKPIDGEMPCENKNTIVLPEMEGGAPRSESEPSKESSAAIRAESSPLTLDAETNVKGEDTAEQQSGPWGQFPAGQESQEMAIREGGLTDDPSQASQTHLRAPRVPADSERRPSQKVLSHKEEEQARQKEAHTVLGQCTTSHTLSDEGQSQSPLQGGEDEPASETDVTSAKPATGASAVGPQKLIDLKEESSCHPLRKDTESRTCPGPRTAPRRARDPSSAGREAFHGAFGNISHRKGALPLKKQPPRTCKKVSCQELVSVGRKRSRIAHSAFLKSSSETIPTKAHRFLTSRAMSVPACPEPETAPARSLVSHVPKLKAAPGPPSGGLNVRMPTKELALLSKLSILASRLAPAARTQKLRSRRCSSDLLPVAKSYKQLRYRRLLDGFSCSTTQLNPCLAAGDWDRKPSSKPLTLYSLETVKMSFIDVSDKMPSLLLGSETFPVSFRVKLGPEHVAESPRTFPEHCAPARLALGEARWGRSPPPKWTFSFFLAHGCPGMATFRGDPGLCSQAGAQPPVPLQDCRATALVQTRGGCSVLGLHTLLALCSPGCYRIWTKKRSCTSHTPAMQRLFMTQLTQGLKGLRSPASIADKVFCSLPYSVGRVLSIWSQHGPSACPLEISALPPSHSKRQSHLGATSSRTVLPSMPLPGLEAAYSAGGSHMRLEPPFPALVPKSHLVTDSAVSKLLFSASEFPVPGFDELDGVTAACPRPQGSPPDQKEAELEKRPKKVSQIRIRKTIPKPDPNLTPMGLPRPKRLKKKEFSLEEIYTNKNYKSPPANRCLETIFEEPKERNGTLISISQQKRKRVLEFQDFTVPRKRRARGKVKVAGSFTRAQKAALQSRELDALLIQKLMELETFFAKEEEEQEQSSGC; encoded by the exons ATGCAGGCAAGTGAAGAACTTTTATGCACGGGCCTCCCTGAAGATGGTCTGAGGAACAAAG AAGGAAATGTACAAATCACAGCTGAAACTCTGCTGACATCTACTGAGGAAGTTCAAGTTATGAAGGTCCATGGAACTAAGGTGGATGATAACAAAGGACTCGAGAATGGACGTGTGAGTCAGGGTCTCTTGGCTGGGTGCCATGGACACTCAGAGACAGACAAAATCATGACCAGTGCTGAGGTTTCAGAGTCCAGCACCTTAGTTTCCCTAGAGCCTTTAAACATTGTGGACCCTGGATTAACAGAAGCaactccaaaagaaaaagaacgTGAAGAAATAAGAACTTATTCTTCTTGGTTGTCATTGTTACCAGGGAACAGTGCTGTTTCCAAAGCAGACAGCAGGGAGGAAGAGTTATGTAAATTAAACCTTGTCTGTGAAGCCGACGACAATCACCAACAGGTCCCTGGGCACCACAGTGAGAGACACAGTGCTGCACATGACAGTCCCAAAGCCACGAGAAAGGTGGTTATAACAGAACCCTCAGAAGAAAATTCTAAAGTTTCCCATTTCACATCAGGTTTATCTGGTCCAGGATCCAGAACAACATCCTCAGAAAAGTGTGGTCTTGAAGGTGATGGCTTGCCAAAGGGATCCGCTGAAAAGACGCACAGTTCCTATTTGGATGGGAATGGTCAAAGCCAGAACTTGTCTTCTAGAGAAGAACACAAACAGCCTTTGAACCCTAGAAGTGAAAGAGAACTCTCCCTTGTTAACGCCACGCAACCAGGAGAGAATTCTAGTCGCCACTGTTCTGGAAAAAAAGAGACTACTGTCTTCCCCAAAGAAAATGCCCACGATCACTACTGCCCTCGAGACAGTCCCCGTATAGGCTGCTCCAGTTCCTTCATACCCAGTTCTTTTACTAAAGCCATGGAAGGAATGCttgaaaaaaatgatttgaaaatcaCTTTAGATGTTCACGGTAGCTTGGCAAACAATGAGGACCACAGAGGAACTTTTGCTGAAATGAGCCAACCAGGCACAGACTCTGAAGGGAGTCATTTTCCCTCCTCAGTGCAGATTGAAGAACCAGAACAGACAACTACCCTAGAGCCCAGTGTGCTGACTGAGAAGACTCACAGTAGAGACTGTGACTCCTTAGTCTGTACCCAAAGAAATCTAGAAGGCAGACCCCAGTTAAACGAAGCCTCACCTAAcagatttttaattgaagggaaaTCCCTTGTGAATTTAACGCCAGAGGACCAGATAAATTCTATAAATGAGATGTCTAAGCCCAAGAAAGACATTACTCCATTGCCACCATCCCTAGAACTTGATGACAGGCCTGAGTCAGAAATAGCCATACAAAATGCCCAGGACCATGGTCCACATTTAGGTAAACAGAGCGCTGCCTGGGAGGTGAATAAATTTCTTCATGACAACAAACTGGTTGTAAACAAAACAGGAAGTGAATGTGTTTTAAATCAAGTGTCCCTTAATTCTGAAACCCACACAAAGTTGCCAAGCGACAAAGAGATGCCTGTGGCAGTGAGCGAGGGTCCCCGCCAGAGCCAGCGCCCTCCATCAGAGGATGGCGCAGCTGCCACTGCCAGAGCCCACCCCACTCCTGTGAAAGCAAAGACGGAAGACATCTCTCCACCAAGTGACGGAACCCGTGGTGCCTCTTCAAACAGTCCCACCTTAAACAGCAGATCAGAAAGCCTAGAAAGAAAGACCGAAGCAGCTAATTCGGGAGCAGGTAGTCTGCATTCTGGACTTCCCTCAGATAAGAGCGAAGTGGCAGCCTTGCCTGTAGAGGTCTCAGTCCGGGAACGTCAGAGCGTTCCATCTCGGGATCTCTCTAGCTGCCCTTGTGTGAGGAAAAACGTCCCAGAGGAGAGCAGGTGTGCTGCCCTGGAGCCCAGCAGAACGATCCTGGGCGTTGAGAACTGTCTGTTAACCAAGTATGAAGATACCTTTCAGCATATCGATCACCACTCCCAAGGGAGAGACAGCTCTGTGGAAAGCTGCAGCTGTAGAAAGAATTGTGCATCAGAGGAAAGTGAGCCAGGTGACGGAGAAACTGAAGGCAGCCTTCCCAGAGGTGAGGCCAGAGATGAAATGATGGCAGGTACATTAAACAGTGAAGCTCCAGACCAAACCACCCGACCACGCAAGGAAGGGCCAGAGGAAAAAGAACAGGACACACCCAAAGAGACTGTGTTCTGTCAACGTGACGTTTCTGCTCGTGTCGCACAAGAATTAAACCAACCCACAAACATTCCAAGTCCTAAAAAATTGTTTGGCCAGTTTCCTCCCATAATGTTCTCCGGTGTTAAGAACATGAACCAAGCAGCTGAAACTCCCAAGCAGAAAGCAGATGACGCCCTCGGCTCCCAGGGTGACCCAGGCGGACCCAATGAATGCAGAGGTGAAGGTAACCCAGCTGAGGAGACGCTCGGCCGTGACCAGCGCAAGTCGCCCACAGAGCCTGACAGAGAGGCGAGCCACAGCCTGAAGGCTCCACCCGTTGGTTCAGGCAGTAACAGTTCAGCATCTGGCAGGAGCCCCAAGAAAGGGGGCTGTGGGAGGACTTCTGATTGTGCGGAGCCCACAGATGGGACAGCACATGTGGTCTCCACAGGCTGTAGTGACGAGCCCACAGAAGGCATTCTGGATGGAAGGGTTTCTGGTACTCTCACTGGGGGTGCAAGGCACACCAGGGCAACGTCGCCGAAAGCCTCAGCGAGTACGCTGTCCCAGAGGGGAGCGCCTGTTGCTGCATTTATAGGAGTGATTGACCAGGAGTCGGATTTTCAAGATGCTGCTGCTTCTACATCAGACtctctcaatattaaaaaatcatgtgAAGAGAAAGTATGGAGACCCGTAGAAGACTGTGAAATGGAAGTGTGTCCAGGCCCTTGTGTGCCTGACACAGGGTCTGTCGCAGATCATGAACCAGATGTAAGAGTATTGGGTAAAATAAATATGTCTTTAAATTACATTCATCATGAAGAGCAAGTTAAAGAAGCATCCCTGAGAGAAACACAAGGAACAATTGAAGGATCAAGACTAGAAATAAATACTgagcaagacaaagaaaatacCATTGAAATTTCTTCAGTAGAGTTGACATTTTCTGGACACTATGATGTAAACTCTGTCCCCTcgagaagcctgaaatccactgaGATAATGCCTTTGCACCCATTGTctcaaaaaaaatcagaaacaattaTTAATAGTGAAGAAACTGACCCCCAAAACCTTTTTAAGCCAATAGACGGTGAAATGCCTTGTGAGAATAAGAACACCATAGTCCTGCCTGAGATGGAAGGAGGAGCACCAAGGAGTGAGAGTGAGCCTAGCAAAGAGAGCAGCGCAGCCATCAGGGCGGAGAGCTCGCCTTTGACGCTAGATGCAGAAACTAACGTGAAAGGAGAAGACACTGCAGAGCAGCAGAGCGGGCCATGGGGTCAGTTTCCTGCCGGGCAGGAGTCGCAAGAGATGGCGATCAGGGAAGGCGGTCTCACTGACGACCCAAGCCAGGCCTCTCAGACCCACCTTAGAGCTCCGAGGGTGCCGGCTGACTCGGAGAGACGCCCAAGCCAGAAggttctgagccacaaggaagaggAGCAGGCACGCCAGAAAGAAGCACACACAGTGTTGGGACAGTGCACAACATCTCATACGTTGTCAGATGAGGGGCAGAGTCAGAGCCCACTCCAGGGTGGCGAAGATGAGCCCGCCTCAGAAACGGACGTCACCTCAGCAAAGCCGGCCACGGGCGCCTCTGCCGTGGGGCCTCAGAAGCTCATAGACCTGAAGGAGGAAAGCTCGTGTCACCCGCTGAGAAAGGACACGGAGTCACGCACGTGCCCCGGCCCCCGCACTGCCCCTCGGCGTGCTCGAGACCCCAGCTCCGCCGGGCGGGAGGCCTTCCACGGTGCCTTTGGGAACATTTCTCACAGGAAGGGGGCGCTGCCCTTAAAGAAGCAGCCCCCCCGAACCTGCAAGAAGGTCTCCTGCCAGGAGCTGGTCTCCGTAGGGAGGAAAAGGAGTAGAATCGCACATTCTGCTTTCCTAAAGAGCTCCTCTGAGACCATCCCCACGAAagcacacaggtttctcacttCCCGTGCCATGTCTGTACCTGCGTGCCCAGAGCCTGAAACAGCCCCTGCCAGAAGCCTTGTGAGCCACGTACCAAAGCTGAAGGCCGCCCCGGGCCCACCCTCGGGGGGCCTGAATGTGCGGATGCCTACCAAAGAATTGGCCTTACTCAGCAAGCTGTCTATCCTCGCCTCCAGACTGGCCCCCGCTGCCAGGACCCAGAAGCTGCGGTCCCGGCGGTGCTCCTCGGACCTTCTACCCGTGGCTAAAAGCTACAAGCAGCTCCGATACCGGAGGCTCCTGGACGGCTTCTCCTGCAGCACGACGCAGCTGAACCCGTGTCTGGCAGCTGGTGACTGGGACAGGAAGCCTAGCAGTAAACCCCTGACACTTTATTCGCTCGAAACTGTCAAAATGAGCTTCATAGATGTGAGTGACAAGATGCCATCGCTGCTGCTCGGTTCCGAAACCTTCCCGGTATCCTTCCGTGTGAAGCTGGGCCCTGAGCACGTGGCCGAGTCCCCCAGGACTTTCCCTGAGCACTGTGCGCCCGCGAGACTCGCCTTAGGAGAGGCCCGCTGGGGCCGTTCTCCACCTCCCAAGTGgaccttctccttcttcctggcCCATGGCTGCCCTGGAATGGCCACATTCAGGGGAGACCCTGGCCTCTGCAGCCAGGCAGGCGCCCAGCCTCCAGTTCCCCTCCAGGACTGCAGGGCCACCGCCCTAGTCCAGACCAGAGGGGGCTGTTCCGTCCTCGGGCTCCACACGCTCCTAGCACTCTGCTCCCCGGGATGCTACCGGATCTGGACGAAGAAACGGAGCTGCACCAGCCACACGCCTGCCATGCAGAggctcttcatgacccagttaacACAGGGCCTCAAAGGGCTGCGGTCTCCCGCCTCCATAGCTGACAAGGTCTTCTGCTCCCTGCCCTACTCGGTGGGCCGGGTGCTGTCCATCTGGAGCCAGCATGGGCCTTCCGCCTGCCCCTTGGAGATCTCCGCCCTTCCACCCTCTCACAGCAAGCGGCAGTCACATCTGGGCGCCACGAGCAG CCGCACCGTGTTACCGTCCATGCCTCTTCCAGGCCTGGAAGCTGCTTACAGTGCCGGCGGCAGTCACATGAG GCTAGAGCCTCCATTCCCTGCCTTGGTACCAAAGTCTCACCTGGTAACAGACTCAGCCGTCAGCAAGCTCCTGTTCTCAGCCTCAGAGTTCCCGGTTCCCGGGTTTGACGAGCTGGACGGTGTGACGGCCGCCTGCCCCCGACCACAGGGCAGCCCTCCAGACCAGAAAGAG gCTGAGCTGGAGAAGAGGCCGAAGAAAGTCTCACAGATTCGCATCCGGAAAACCATTCCTAAGCCAGACCCTAACCTCACGCCCATGGGCCTTCCTCGACCCAAAAG gttaaagaaaaaagagtttAGTTTAGAAGAAATATATACCAACAAGAATTATAAATCTCCTCCTGCAAACAG GTGTTTAGAGACCATTTTCGAGGAACCTAAGGAAAGAAACGGTACGCTCATCTCCATCAGTCAGCAGAAGAGGAAGCGAGTCCTGGAGTTTCAGGATTTCACAGTCCCTCGGAAGAGGCGTGCACGTGGAAAGGTCAAGGTAGCAGGCAGCTTTACGCGGGCCCAGAAGGCAGCACTGCAGAGCCGGGAGCTGGACGCGCTCTTGATACAGAAACTGATGGAACTGGAGACCTTCTTTGCcaaggaagaggaggagcaggagCAGTCATCCGGCTGCTGA